The following coding sequences are from one Candidatus Nanopelagicales bacterium window:
- a CDS encoding endonuclease/exonuclease/phosphatase family protein encodes MVDALPQPRPTVTAIAVVALAGVAAVEMSRAFGWEAGPLTWLVATTPYLLLVALAAAAGAALVWSWLVAGVGVVLAAVIVWWWAPAFVAQPVDPGQPRLTVMTTNLLMGGGDAKSVVDAARGVGAELVSVQELTPEAEAGLALAGLNDLLPYHFSFARPGISGTGVWSRFPVSNGRALPGATLGDVVATVTTDLVPITVVAAHPSAPTRLDHSYAEADFSRLTEVLAEIPGPVVVAGDLNATRDHEGVLDLEAMGFRDAATTAGAGLVRTWPANLSPIPPLFGIDHVMTRDYAQAARRVETVFIPNSDHKALIAWF; translated from the coding sequence TTGGTTGACGCGCTGCCTCAACCGAGGCCGACTGTCACCGCCATCGCAGTGGTCGCTTTGGCTGGCGTAGCTGCCGTTGAGATGTCTCGCGCCTTTGGCTGGGAAGCCGGGCCTTTGACGTGGCTAGTGGCGACAACGCCCTACTTGCTTCTTGTCGCGCTGGCTGCCGCCGCAGGCGCAGCGCTTGTGTGGTCGTGGTTGGTGGCCGGAGTCGGCGTGGTCCTGGCGGCGGTGATCGTCTGGTGGTGGGCTCCCGCGTTCGTGGCGCAGCCTGTGGATCCGGGGCAACCGCGGCTGACGGTCATGACGACGAATCTCCTGATGGGCGGTGGAGACGCGAAGTCGGTCGTCGATGCGGCTCGCGGGGTCGGCGCCGAGTTGGTGTCAGTCCAAGAGCTGACGCCGGAAGCTGAGGCGGGCCTGGCATTAGCGGGCTTGAATGACTTGCTGCCGTACCACTTCAGCTTCGCCCGCCCGGGCATCAGCGGCACGGGAGTGTGGTCCCGGTTCCCGGTTTCCAATGGACGGGCGCTGCCGGGCGCGACGCTGGGCGACGTGGTGGCGACAGTGACGACGGACCTAGTGCCCATCACCGTTGTCGCCGCGCATCCGTCCGCTCCGACGAGGCTTGACCATTCATATGCTGAGGCTGACTTCTCCCGGCTCACGGAAGTCTTGGCCGAGATTCCTGGGCCGGTCGTCGTGGCGGGTGACCTCAACGCGACACGCGACCACGAAGGCGTCTTGGATCTTGAGGCCATGGGGTTCCGGGACGCTGCCACGACGGCCGGCGCGGGACTGGTTCGGACGTGGCCCGCGAACCTGTCGCCGATTCCGCCTCTGTTCGGAATCGACCACGTCATGACGAGGGACTACGCGCAGGCAGCTCGCCGAGTCGAGACTGTGTTCATCCCGAACAGCGACCACAAGGCCCTGATCGCCTGGTTCTGA